One Phaseolus vulgaris cultivar G19833 chromosome 2, P. vulgaris v2.0, whole genome shotgun sequence DNA window includes the following coding sequences:
- the LOC137812484 gene encoding uncharacterized protein: protein MAVACSRTPISHLPLRNPKTKIYNSQSRVLQLPNRRLFLFSLPLSSFLLLPVPSFGDGNGAIIDKFQHGSSSSYAATMYDPLSAAEREASALVSQRVSQAVDLLEKGRELQAQGDFTAALGYFSQVVESYKDLAFSEYARVGRALALYEVGDREEAIAEMEDVSISLKGYPEIHAALAAALYADKHAALLAENQFAIATLLDPHFTDLSYVRDTKHWPPSLISSLQHFITLS, encoded by the exons ATGGCGGTTGCATGCAGCAGAACACCCATTTCCCATCTTCCTCTGCGGAACCCCAAAACCAAAATCTATAATTCTCAGAGCAGAGTTCTTCAACTTCCAAATAGGCGTTTGTTCCTCTTCTCTCTGCCCCTATCTAGTTTCCTTCTTCTTCCTGTTCCCAGCTTTGGGGATGGTAACGGTGCAATTATTGATAAATTTCAACATGGGTCTTCTTCTTCATATGCTGCCACAATGTATGACCCTCTAAGTGCTGCTGAAAGAGAAGCAAGTGCTTTAGTTTCACAGAGAGTGTCTCAAGCAGTGGATTTGTTGGAGAAAGGGAGGGAATTGCAGGCTCAGGGCGACTTTACTGCAGCTCTTGGTTACTTTTCTCAG GTTGTTGAAAGCTACAAAGACTTGGCATTCTCAGAGTATGCAAGGGTTGGAAGAGCATTGGCCCTGTATGAAGTTGGTGACAGAGAAGAAGCAATTGCAGAGATGGAGGACGTTTCAATATCTCTAAAAGGATATCCAG AAATACATGCAGCTCTTGCAGCAGCCTTATATGCAGATAAGCACGCTGCTTTGCTTGCTGAAAACCAGTTTGCCATTGCAACTCTTCTTGATCCCCATTTTACAGAcctttcatatgttagagacaCAAAGCACTGGCCTCCAAGTTTGATCAGTTCTCTGCAGCACTTCATCACACTGTCTTAA